The Palaemon carinicauda isolate YSFRI2023 chromosome 37, ASM3689809v2, whole genome shotgun sequence genome contains a region encoding:
- the LOC137629015 gene encoding uncharacterized protein, whose amino-acid sequence MNSLRSIMVIAIVMALVCSTFAFPDPSGGYGHGLGGGFGGGIGHGLGGGFGGVTVVRPVVSRVVSVSSGFGHGGIGGIGGIGGGGYGW is encoded by the exons ATGAACTCTCTTCGCTCAATC ATGGTGATCGCCATTGTTATGGCTCTGGTGTGCTCCACCTTCGCTTTTCCTGATCCATCAGGAGGTTATGGCCATGGATTGGGAGGTGGATTCGGTGGAGGAATAGGCCACGGATTGGGTGGTGGATTCGGTGGCGTCACCGTTGTCAG ACCTGTGGTGAGCAGAGTCGTTAGTGTCAGCAGTGGATTCGGACACGGAGGAATTGGAGGAATTGGAGGAATCGGAGGTGGTGGATATGGATGGTAA
- the LOC137629020 gene encoding uncharacterized protein isoform X2, with product MNSLRSIMLMAIVMALVCSTFAFPDPSGGYGHGLGGGFGGGLGHGLGGGFGGVTVVRPVVSRVVSVGSGFGGFGGIGGIGGGGYGW from the exons ATGAACTCTCTTCGCTCAATC ATGTTGATGGCCATTGTTATGGCTCTGGTGTGCTCCACCTTCGCTTTTCCTGATCCATCAGGAGGTTATGGCCATGGATTGGGAGGTGGATTCGGTGGAGGATTAGGCCACGGATTGGGTGGTGGATTCGGTGGAGTCACcgttgtcag ACCTGTGGTGAGCAGAGTCGTTAGTGTCGGCAGTGGATTCGGAGGATTCGGAGGAATTGGAGGAATCGGAGGTGGTGGATATGGATGgtaa